From one Lolium rigidum isolate FL_2022 chromosome 4, APGP_CSIRO_Lrig_0.1, whole genome shotgun sequence genomic stretch:
- the LOC124648334 gene encoding uncharacterized protein LOC124648334 — MAECWSLIEFLRTFEHHRRAADASYARSKRTSYPSSSSSSRHLTEFCENSSMATAVDTLVLLAVLAVLGFLLIPQLNLLLSLSTQPPHTSRGRPLLALLQLHARRCGKPRCRGLRKAVELCIQLETEECVRGRPNPAACPTACPGTSSPSTMATMARTASADAARTAIRISDRRWRKTFGTRLRFYFLFRVVSVIFLPIVM; from the coding sequence ATGGCCGAGTGTTGGagcctcatcgagttcctccgcacCTTCGAGCACCACCGCAGGGCCGCCGACGCATCGTACGCCCGATCCAAGCGCACCTCatacccctcctcctcctcctcctctaggcACCTCACCGAATTCTGCGAAAATTCCTCAATGGCCACCGCGGTCGACACGCTCGTGCTGCTCGCCGTCCTGGCCGTGCTGGGCTTCCTCCTGATCCCACAACTCAACCTCCTCCTCTCGCTATCCACCCAGCCACCCCATACCTCTCGCGGGCGCCCTCTGCTAGCCCTCCTGCAACTCCACGCGCGCCGGTGCGGGAAGCCGCGCTGCCGGGGCCTCAGGAAGGCCGTGGAGTTATGCATCCAGCTCGAGACGGAGGAGTGCGTGCGCGGCCGGCCCAACCCCGCCGCCTGTCCTACCGCCTGCCCGGGCACTTCTTCTCCGTCTACGATGGCCACAATGGCAAGAACGGCGAGCGCCGACGCGGCAAGGACGGCGATACGGATCTCCGACCGGCGGTGGAGGAAGACGTTTGGTACCCGATtgcgtttttattttctttttagggTGGTGTCTGTAATTTTCCTGCCAATTGTAATGTGA